The following proteins are encoded in a genomic region of Fusarium oxysporum f. sp. lycopersici 4287 chromosome 1, whole genome shotgun sequence:
- a CDS encoding aminoglycoside phosphotransferase has product MAGRIRQPVDEAALEKYISEHVPTIKTPIDLKQFGFGQSNPTYQITASDGQRFVMRKKPPGKLLSKTAHKVEREYRIMHALENTDVAVPKTYCLCEDDSVIGTPFYIMEFLDGRIFEDFTMPGVQPAEREAMWRDAVITLARFHAVDYKKVGLEKFGKPSGFYSRQINTWVTICGSQEKAVDIETKEPVGKLPHFEETVRFFKNERLQPKDRATLVHGDYKIDNLVFHKTEPRVIGILDWEMSTVGHPLSDICNFLINFYSAKSPGATPYDASGFLPGKTPGLPQPEKILEWYTEESGYDPRPEVPWGMSFSIWKLAGVCQGIAARYALRQASSEKAKQHAVTRGSLAKFAWALAKEAGADETGTKL; this is encoded by the exons ATGGCTGGTAGAATTCGACAGCCCGTCGATGAGGCGGCGCTTGAGAAATACATTTCTGAGCATGTCCCAACCATCAAAACACCGATTGATCTCAAACAG TTTGGTTTCGGTCAATCCAATCCTACATACCAGATTACTGCTTCAGATGGCCAACGCTTTGTGATGCGCAAGAAGCCACCTGGAAAGCTCCTTTCCAAGACGGCCCACAAAGTTGAGCGCGAATATCGCATCATGCATGCTTTGGAGAACACTGATGTTGCTGTACCCAAAACGTACTGTCTATGCGAAGATGACTCTGTTATTGGCACGCCGTTCTATATCATGGAGTTTCTCGATGGACGTATCTTTGAAGACTTTACCATGCCAGGCGTACAACCCGCCGAACGTGAGGCTATGTGGCGCGATGCCGTGATAACATTGGCACGGTTCCATGCAGTTGACTACAAGAAGGTCGGTCTGGAGAAGTTTGGCAAACCGTCAGGTTTCTATTCGCGACAGATCAACACGTGGGTAACTATCTGTGGTAGCCAGGAGAAGGCCGTCGATATTGAGACCAAGGAGCCTGTTGGGAAGCTCCCCCACTTTGAGGAAACGGttcgcttcttcaagaacgaGCGTCTGCAACCCAAGGACCGGGCAACACTGGTACATGGAGATTATAAGATTGACAATCTGGTATTTCATAAGACTGAACCAAGGGTCATCGGAATCTTGGA TTGGGAGATGTCTACTGTTGGCCACCCGCTCTCCGACATTTGCAACTTTCTTATAAACTTCTACTCGGCCAAATCCCCTGGTGCGACTCCTTATGATGCATCCGGATTCCTCCCCGGCAAGACGCCTGGTCTTCCACAACCAGAGAAGATCCTGGAGTGGTACACAGAGGAGAGTGGATACGATCCCCGGCCAGAGGTTCCATGGGGAATGTCGTTCAGCATCTGGAAGCTGGCTGGAGTTTGTCAAGGAATTGCGGCGCGATATGCGCTCAGACAGGCGAGTAGCGAGAAAGCGAAACAGCACGCTGTGACGAGGGGATCTTTGGCAAAGTTCGCTTGGGCATTGGCTAAAGAGGCTGGTGCGGATGAGACTGGGACGAAACTGTAG
- a CDS encoding IQ domain-containing protein containing GTPase activating protein → MALEEQNEVASHLEDALEMQQGVFPNDDKTQKYGNLLFLLQSEPRHIAHLCRLVSMSEIDSLLQTVMFTIYGNQYESREEHLLLTMFQSVLTYQFDNTPDYSSLLRANTPVSRMMTTYTRRGPGQSFLKSVLADRINGLIELKDLDLEINPLKVYERMIEQIEEDTGQLPPHLPKGITGEQAAENPQVQAIIEPRLTMLTEIANGFLTTIIEGLEEAPYGIRWICKQIRSLTKRKYPDANDQVICTLIGGFFFLRFINPAIVTPKSYMLIDGTPAERPRRTLTYIAKMLQNLANKPSYAKEPYMAKLQPFIHQNKDRINKFMLDLCEVQDFYESLEMDNYVALSKKDLELEITLNEVYAMHSLLDKHHDELCKDDNSHLAIIMSELGSSPPQLPRKENRVINLPLFSRWESAIGDLTAALDITQEEVYFMEAKSIFVQVMRSIPATSGVARRPLRLERIADAAATNRSDAVMVRKGIRAMELLSQLQELRVIDKADQFSLLRDEVEQELQHLGSLKEGVITETQKLQEVYKTIRDHNVYLNGQLETYKSYLHNVRSQSEGTKRKQQKQQVLGPYKFTHQQLEKEGVIQKSNVPDNRRANIYFNFTSPLPGTFVISLHYKGRNRGLLELDLKLDDLLEMQKDNQDDLDLEYVQFNVPKVLALLNKRFARKKGW, encoded by the exons AGTTGCCAGCCATCTCGAAGatgctcttgaaatgcagCAGGGCGTCTTTCCTAACGACGACAAAACTCAGAAATACGGAAACCTTTTGTTTCTACTCCAATCTGAGCCTAGGCACATTGCACATCTCTGCAGGCTGGTCTCGATGTCCGAGATTGATTCGCTCCTTCAGACTGTCATGTTCACTATCTATGGAAACCAATACGAGAGTCGAGAAGAGCATCTCTTGCTCACTATGTTCCAG TCCGTCTTGACATACCAGTTCGACAACACACCAGACTACTCCTCCTTGCTCCGCGCTAATACGCCCGTCTCTCGAATGATGACTACATACACCCGAAGAGGTCCTGGTCAAAGTTTCCTCAAGTCCGTGCTTGCTGATAGAATCAACGGCTTAATCGAGCTGAAAGATCTTGACCTGGAAATCAACCCCCTCAAGGTCTACGAGCGAATGATTGAACAGATCGAAGAGGATACTGGCCAACTGCCTCCCCATCTTCCCAAGGGAATCACTGGCGAACAAGCCGCCGAGAACCCTCAGGTTCAGGCCATCATTGAGCCCCGCTTAACCATGTTGACCGAGATTGCTAATGGCTTCTTGACCACCATTATTGAGGGCCTCGAGGAAGCGCCTTATGGTATCCGTTGGATCTGCAAACAAATCAGGAGCTTAACCAAGCGCAAATACCCAGATGCTAATGACCAGGTTATTTGTACCTTGATCGGTGGATTCTTCTTTTTGCGTTTCATTAACCCTGCGATCGTTACCCCGAAATCCTACATGCTTATCGACGGAACCCCGGCCGAACGACCCAGACGAACTCTAACATATATCGCCAAGATGCTTCAGAACCTCGCGAACAAGCCATCCTACGCCAAGGAGCCGTACATGGCTAAGCTTCAACCGTTCATTCATCAGAACAAGGACAGAATCAATAAGTTCATGCTCGATCTCTGCGAGGTCCAGGATTTCTATGAGAGCCTCGAGATGGATAATTATGTTGCCCTATCAAAGAAggaccttgaacttgagatCACCCTCAATGAAGTCTACGCTATGCACTCGTTGCTTGACAAGCATCATGACGAGCTGTGCAAGGATGACAATTCGCACCTTGCTATCATTATGTCGGAATTGGGATCATCACCCCCTCAGTTGCCGCGAAAAGAGAACAGAGTCATCAACTTGCCTTTATTCAGTAGATGGGAGTCAGCTATCGGCGATCTGACAGCAGCATTGGATATCACGCAGGAGGAAGTTTATTTCATGGAAGCCAAGTCGATTTTCGTACAAGTCATGCGATCGATCCCAGCAACTAGCGGGGTAGCCAGAAGACCACTGCGACTAGAACGCATTGCTGATGCCGCAGCTACAAATCGCAGTGATGCAGTAATGGTTCGCAAAGGTATCCGGGCCATGGAACTGTTATCCCAGCTTCAGGAATTGCGCGTTATCGACAAGGCCGATCAATTCAGCCTACTTCGGGACGAAGTTGAGCAGgagcttcaacatctcggATCACTCAAAGAGGGTGTTATCACTGAGACCCAGAAGCTGCAAGAGGTTTACAAGACGATCCGTGATCATAATGTTTATCTCAACGGACAACTCGAGACTTACAAAAGCTACCTGCACAACGTTCGATCACAGAGCGAGGGTACTAAGAgaaagcagcagaagcagcaagTCCTTGGTCCGTACAAGTTCACACACCAGcagcttgagaaggagggcgTCATCCAGAAGAGCAATGTTCCCGACAACAGACGGGCTAACATCTACTTCAACTTTACTAGTCCACTACCCGGAACATTCGTCATTTCATTGCACTATAAGG GTCGCAATAGGGGTCTACTTGAATTGgatctcaagcttgatgatctgCTTGAGATGCAAAAGGACAATCAGGATGACCTTGACCTGGAATATGTCCAGTTCAACGTGCCAAAGGTGCTGGCATTGTTGAACAAGCGCTTCGCGAGGAAGAAGGGCTGGTAA